Proteins from a genomic interval of Nostoc sp. GT001:
- a CDS encoding cupredoxin domain-containing protein, with protein MLSKVIIGSIASLGLAFSVASDQVVAQMNHEMPTTERSKTTQFRRIEQPFSVKGAVTTVGLGLIGLEIWWFLLSKSKSQKAEAHDGIQEIDITVDGGYEPSRILVNAGQRVRLNFLRRDPSSCLEEIRLPDFHIAKNLPLNEVTSIGFTPDKPGIYTFTCGMNMFRGVIEVQPTDSTVKATPVTTSQSTHQIQPELSLPTESATKAVKTPEGTQEAIVTVEKGYKPERVIVEAGQPVRLDFQRHNLSKCFDKLLIPDFDLAVDLAPNQTTSVEFTPKYPGEYQFTCGMKMYRGVMEVKPAT; from the coding sequence ATGTTGAGTAAAGTAATTATTGGCAGTATAGCAAGCTTGGGATTGGCATTCAGTGTTGCTTCAGATCAAGTAGTTGCACAGATGAATCATGAAATGCCAACTACCGAGCGATCAAAGACAACTCAGTTCCGCCGTATTGAGCAACCATTCTCGGTAAAAGGTGCAGTTACAACAGTCGGCTTGGGGTTAATCGGATTAGAAATTTGGTGGTTTCTCCTAAGTAAATCAAAGTCCCAAAAAGCTGAAGCCCATGATGGTATTCAAGAAATTGATATTACTGTAGATGGAGGCTACGAACCTAGTCGAATTCTAGTCAATGCAGGTCAAAGAGTTCGCCTTAACTTCCTACGCCGTGACCCTAGTAGTTGTCTTGAAGAAATACGGCTACCTGATTTCCATATCGCCAAAAACCTACCACTCAACGAGGTTACATCAATTGGGTTCACGCCAGACAAACCAGGTATTTATACCTTCACCTGTGGTATGAATATGTTCCGAGGAGTTATAGAAGTTCAACCTACTGACTCGACTGTAAAAGCAACCCCAGTAACTACTTCTCAATCTACTCACCAGATCCAACCAGAGCTTTCTTTGCCTACAGAGTCAGCAACAAAGGCAGTGAAAACACCAGAAGGTACTCAAGAAGCGATTGTTACGGTTGAAAAGGGTTACAAACCGGAACGAGTAATTGTAGAGGCGGGACAACCAGTAAGATTGGACTTCCAACGTCACAATCTGAGCAAGTGCTTTGATAAATTGCTTATACCGGACTTTGACTTAGCCGTTGACCTTGCTCCTAACCAAACCACTTCAGTGGAATTTACTCCTAAGTATCCTGGTGAATATCAGTTCACCTGCGGTATGAAAATGTATCGTGGTGTTATGGAAGTAAAGCCTGCCACATAA
- a CDS encoding heavy metal-responsive transcriptional regulator, protein MIAVVKQVCCEVSSPKKLLKIGELAKQTDVAVGTIRYYEGLGLIKPVERSESGYRYYDCEAINRLQFIKKAQSLQFSLSEIQQVLGIRSQGDPACPLVRDLLKQKIAHLEEQIYRMKELKDELEAYQQRWENRPLDNPCNKELCSLIEEVACSDIPVHNFRD, encoded by the coding sequence ATGATTGCTGTCGTGAAACAAGTTTGCTGTGAAGTATCATCCCCAAAAAAGCTGCTGAAAATTGGTGAGCTGGCGAAGCAAACTGATGTGGCAGTGGGAACAATTCGGTATTACGAAGGCTTAGGCTTGATAAAACCAGTTGAAAGAAGTGAAAGTGGCTACCGTTATTACGACTGCGAGGCAATCAACAGGCTGCAATTTATCAAAAAAGCCCAATCTTTACAGTTTTCCCTGTCTGAAATTCAACAAGTGCTAGGCATTCGTTCCCAAGGCGACCCTGCTTGTCCCCTAGTTCGGGACTTACTCAAACAGAAAATTGCTCATCTTGAGGAGCAGATTTATCGCATGAAAGAACTGAAGGATGAGCTAGAGGCATATCAACAGCGTTGGGAAAACCGACCTTTGGATAATCCCTGTAATAAAGAGCTTTGTAGCTTGATCGAGGAAGTTGCTTGCTCTGATATACCTGTTCACAATTTCCGAGACTAG
- a CDS encoding heavy-metal-associated domain-containing protein, with protein MTLQLTVPKLACSACANTITKAIQSIDSTAIVQADPNTKLVSIETQTSKTKIKELIAAIGYPSV; from the coding sequence ATGACACTGCAACTAACGGTTCCCAAACTGGCTTGTTCTGCTTGCGCGAATACTATTACCAAAGCAATTCAATCAATTGATTCTACAGCCATAGTGCAAGCAGATCCAAACACAAAACTTGTCAGTATAGAAACTCAAACATCTAAAACAAAAATTAAAGAACTAATAGCTGCTATCGGCTATCCATCTGTTTAG
- a CDS encoding thioredoxin family protein codes for MTKRQIEIFTADCPLCDETVQMVQELTCPDCEVSVYNLRHEQEKAQQYGVNAVPAIAINGKLVLTGKPNLEQLRAVGVGQPLN; via the coding sequence ATGACAAAACGTCAAATTGAGATTTTTACGGCTGACTGTCCTCTTTGTGATGAGACAGTGCAAATGGTGCAAGAACTGACTTGTCCTGACTGTGAAGTATCGGTCTATAACCTGCGACATGAGCAGGAGAAAGCCCAGCAGTATGGAGTAAATGCAGTGCCAGCGATCGCAATCAATGGAAAACTTGTCTTAACTGGTAAACCGAATCTAGAACAGTTGCGAGCAGTTGGTGTAGGTCAACCCCTAAATTAG
- a CDS encoding heavy metal-responsive transcriptional regulator, which produces MLVQEAPKLIGNVAKSSGVPIKTIRYYEELGLLRSLGRTEGGFRLFNSDVLARLHFIKRAQSLGLTLSEIKDFLNVHDGGELPCVHIKAKLQDKITAIDEQIQQLLILRQELSGLVSGWETIPENPEQTICPIIEKN; this is translated from the coding sequence ATGTTAGTCCAAGAAGCGCCAAAACTCATTGGTAATGTTGCCAAGTCTAGCGGTGTACCAATTAAAACTATTCGCTATTATGAGGAGCTAGGTCTACTCAGATCATTAGGGAGAACCGAGGGTGGATTTAGATTATTTAACTCTGATGTTTTGGCTCGCTTGCACTTTATCAAACGTGCCCAAAGTCTGGGATTGACCTTATCAGAAATTAAGGATTTTTTGAATGTTCACGACGGAGGTGAATTACCCTGCGTACATATAAAAGCTAAACTGCAAGATAAGATAACAGCTATTGATGAACAAATTCAGCAATTACTCATTCTGAGGCAAGAATTATCAGGACTAGTTTCTGGTTGGGAAACAATACCTGAAAATCCTGAACAAACAATTTGTCCTATTATTGAAAAAAATTAA
- a CDS encoding F510_1955 family glycosylhydrolase, with translation MSQPDSKDHNMMKWMGIAMVACCALPIGVSFFLGGGLGVWFGRSIKPPTSNQSTNQPLSANQSTNQSQLKAVNVSLEKAGNWQANNHVHGLTVNRDNPNIIYVASHNGLLQRSETGEWFWMGKERADYMGFTADPINSARFYSSGHPHTGGNLGFQISENQGQDWKQISMPGVDFHAIAIAPSNPNVFYGWPASGAQGLHTSTDGGKTWVKVRMTGLGDTPFNLVVEPRNPEHLFATTRSGMYESTNSGNDWTLVANTQEAPIASLALQKEGNSTVMYGYRFLKSAPGVYRSSDGGKTWEKLWTETNGVVVKLAIAPNTPHILYAVNENNTVFQSQNEGNSWKELN, from the coding sequence ATGAGTCAGCCTGACTCAAAAGACCACAACATGATGAAATGGATGGGAATTGCTATGGTGGCTTGCTGTGCTTTGCCCATAGGAGTTTCCTTCTTTTTGGGCGGAGGCTTGGGGGTGTGGTTCGGTCGTTCTATCAAGCCACCTACTAGCAATCAGTCAACCAACCAGCCACTCTCTGCCAACCAATCAACCAATCAATCTCAACTAAAGGCTGTAAATGTTTCCCTAGAGAAAGCGGGCAATTGGCAAGCAAATAATCACGTTCATGGTTTGACTGTGAATCGAGATAATCCCAACATTATTTATGTTGCAAGTCATAACGGACTGTTGCAACGTTCTGAAACTGGGGAATGGTTTTGGATGGGAAAAGAGCGAGCTGATTATATGGGCTTTACTGCCGATCCAATTAACAGCGCTCGCTTTTATTCCAGCGGACATCCACACACAGGAGGTAATCTAGGATTCCAGATAAGTGAGAATCAAGGGCAAGATTGGAAACAGATTTCCATGCCTGGGGTAGATTTTCATGCAATAGCGATCGCACCGAGTAACCCCAACGTTTTTTATGGATGGCCTGCTTCTGGGGCGCAAGGGCTGCATACTTCTACTGATGGTGGCAAAACTTGGGTCAAAGTCCGCATGACTGGATTAGGCGATACTCCTTTTAACCTTGTGGTTGAACCCCGTAACCCTGAGCATTTGTTTGCAACTACCCGTTCGGGAATGTATGAAAGCACTAACAGCGGCAATGACTGGACGTTAGTAGCTAATACACAGGAAGCTCCTATTGCCAGTCTAGCTCTGCAAAAAGAGGGTAACAGCACTGTAATGTATGGGTATCGTTTTCTCAAGTCAGCACCCGGTGTTTATCGCAGTAGTGATGGTGGTAAAACGTGGGAGAAACTTTGGACTGAAACTAATGGTGTAGTTGTGAAACTAGCGATCGCTCCCAACACTCCCCACATATTATATGCAGTGAATGAGAACAATACTGTCTTTCAATCGCAGAATGAAGGCAATAGCTGGAAAGAGTTAAATTAA